One part of the Oceanidesulfovibrio indonesiensis genome encodes these proteins:
- a CDS encoding N-6 DNA methylase produces RDYRDGKNQNFLRDEDLEKVLATAKAREKVDKYAYLASFDEIKENDFNLNIPRYVDTFEEEEEIDLVAVLQERKALKSDLEQLEAKMEGYLKELGFMEGDNG; encoded by the coding sequence GCGTGATTACCGGGACGGGAAGAACCAGAACTTCCTGCGCGACGAGGACCTGGAGAAGGTCCTGGCCACAGCCAAGGCCCGCGAGAAAGTGGACAAGTACGCGTATCTGGCCAGCTTCGACGAGATCAAGGAGAACGACTTCAACCTGAACATCCCGCGCTACGTGGACACCTTCGAGGAGGAAGAGGAGATCGACCTCGTGGCGGTGCTGCAGGAACGCAAGGCCCTGAAGTCGGACCTGGAGCAGCTGGAAGCCAAGATGGAAGGCTACCTGAAAGAACTTGGGTTCATGGAAGGAGACAA